One genomic region from Prochlorococcus marinus str. SB encodes:
- a CDS encoding ABC transporter ATP-binding protein: MRSKNNQNPIIRLYLNLIEERGLLFFAFLSSIINKILDLAPPVIIGLAVDIVVKEQNSWIAGFGIKEVPAQLIFLAFASGIVWSGESSFEYLYSILWRNLAQLSQHKLRIKAYEHIQELDMDFFENDNTGRLLSILNDDINQLERFLDQGANQIIQLFITVLIIGGTMIFVAPKIALFAFFPIPIIFLGSIKFQRKLAPKYRDVRNKAGLLASRLNNNLSGILTIKSFTKEKWELNRLNKESLDYQRSNKAAIKLSSAFIPLIRFAILFAFIAILLIGGFQTWNKTLDVGTYSFLVFITQRLLWPLTTLGHVLDDFQRSMASIDRVIDLIDTPIKIKDGKIKIEPKDIKGEIIFNNINFNYPGRDLTLKNINFKIENNSTLGIVGLTGSGKSTIIKLLLRIYDSKNGSITLDGVSIKEINLRDLRKCISLVSQETYLFHGSVQENIAYGSINPSLKDIIKASKIAEAHKFIEQLPDGYKTIVGERGQRLSGGQRQRIALARAVLKDAPILILDEATASVDNETEALIQKSLSKITKERTTIVIAHRLSTIKNADNIVVIDKGKIVESGKHEKLLDQNKIYADLWNVQVGI; this comes from the coding sequence ATGAGGTCTAAGAACAATCAAAATCCAATAATTAGACTTTATTTAAATCTTATTGAGGAAAGAGGGCTACTATTTTTTGCTTTTCTTAGTTCCATAATTAATAAAATATTAGATTTAGCTCCCCCTGTAATAATTGGTCTTGCAGTCGATATCGTGGTTAAGGAACAGAATTCATGGATTGCTGGTTTTGGAATAAAAGAAGTTCCAGCACAATTGATTTTTCTTGCATTTGCTTCAGGAATAGTTTGGTCTGGTGAATCCTCTTTTGAATATTTATATTCGATTTTATGGAGAAATTTGGCTCAGCTATCGCAACATAAATTAAGAATAAAAGCTTATGAGCATATTCAGGAATTAGATATGGATTTTTTTGAAAATGATAATACTGGAAGGCTATTGTCTATTTTGAATGATGATATAAATCAACTCGAGAGATTTCTAGACCAAGGGGCTAATCAGATTATTCAGTTATTTATAACTGTCTTAATAATTGGGGGCACTATGATTTTTGTCGCTCCAAAAATCGCTTTATTTGCTTTCTTTCCTATTCCAATTATATTTTTAGGATCAATTAAATTTCAAAGGAAGCTTGCTCCAAAATACAGAGATGTCAGAAATAAAGCTGGACTGTTGGCATCAAGGCTTAATAATAATTTAAGTGGAATTCTAACTATAAAAAGTTTTACGAAAGAAAAATGGGAACTAAATAGATTAAATAAGGAAAGTCTCGATTATCAAAGAAGTAATAAGGCTGCAATAAAATTATCTTCTGCTTTTATCCCTCTTATAAGATTTGCAATCTTATTTGCTTTTATTGCTATTCTATTAATTGGAGGTTTCCAAACTTGGAATAAGACACTTGATGTAGGTACTTATAGTTTTTTAGTGTTTATTACACAAAGACTATTGTGGCCTTTAACTACTTTGGGGCATGTTTTAGATGATTTTCAGAGATCTATGGCTTCAATAGATAGAGTAATTGATCTCATAGATACGCCTATAAAAATAAAAGATGGAAAAATAAAAATTGAACCCAAAGATATTAAAGGAGAAATTATTTTTAATAATATAAATTTTAATTATCCTGGACGAGATTTAACTTTAAAAAACATAAATTTTAAAATTGAAAATAACTCAACATTAGGAATTGTTGGTTTAACAGGTTCTGGGAAAAGTACAATAATAAAACTACTACTTAGAATCTATGATAGTAAAAATGGGTCAATAACATTGGATGGGGTTTCTATTAAAGAAATAAATTTGAGGGATTTAAGAAAGTGTATCTCTTTAGTAAGTCAAGAAACTTATTTATTTCATGGGAGTGTACAAGAAAATATTGCTTATGGCTCAATCAATCCAAGTCTTAAAGATATTATTAAAGCTTCAAAGATTGCGGAAGCTCATAAATTTATTGAACAATTACCAGATGGTTATAAAACTATTGTGGGGGAAAGGGGCCAAAGGCTCTCAGGCGGGCAACGTCAAAGAATTGCCTTGGCAAGAGCTGTTTTAAAGGATGCTCCAATATTAATATTAGATGAAGCTACAGCTTCAGTTGATAATGAAACAGAGGCTTTAATTCAAAAATCTTTATCTAAAATCACAAAAGAAAGAACAACTATAGTAATTGCTCATAGGTTAAGTACTATAAAAAATGCGGATAATATTGTAGTTATTGATAAAGGTAAAATAGTTGA